The proteins below come from a single Streptococcus hyointestinalis genomic window:
- a CDS encoding amino acid ABC transporter ATP-binding protein codes for MTETILSIKDLHKSFGKNEVLKGIDLDVHKGEVIAIIGPSGSGKSTFLRTMNLLEVPTKGTIHFEGVDITDKSNDIFKMREKMGMVFQQFNLFLNMSVLDNITLSPIKTKGIDKASAQKKAYELLEKVGLRDKADANPQSLSGGQQQRIAIARGLAMDPDVLLFDEPTSALDPEMVGEVLGVMQDLAKSGMTMVIVTHEMGFAREVADRVIFMDGGHIIEEGTPGEVFEHTKEERTKDFLSKVL; via the coding sequence ATGACAGAAACCATTCTTTCAATCAAAGATTTACACAAGTCTTTTGGCAAAAATGAAGTGCTAAAAGGCATTGACCTTGATGTGCATAAGGGCGAGGTTATTGCTATTATCGGACCATCTGGTTCTGGGAAATCCACTTTTTTGCGCACTATGAATTTGCTTGAGGTACCAACAAAAGGGACGATTCACTTTGAAGGTGTGGATATTACTGATAAGTCAAACGACATCTTTAAAATGCGTGAAAAGATGGGCATGGTCTTTCAGCAGTTTAACCTCTTTTTGAACATGTCTGTTTTAGATAACATCACGCTCTCTCCTATCAAGACAAAAGGTATTGATAAGGCAAGCGCTCAAAAGAAAGCTTATGAGTTGCTTGAGAAGGTCGGGCTACGTGATAAGGCAGACGCTAATCCGCAGAGTTTGTCGGGTGGTCAGCAGCAGCGTATTGCTATCGCACGTGGATTAGCCATGGATCCTGATGTGCTCTTGTTTGACGAGCCAACTTCAGCGCTTGACCCAGAGATGGTCGGTGAGGTGCTAGGAGTTATGCAGGATCTTGCCAAGTCAGGGATGACCATGGTTATTGTCACACACGAGATGGGCTTTGCTCGTGAGGTGGCTGACCGTGTGATTTTTATGGATGGTGGACACATCATCGAAGAAGGCACACCAGGAGAGGTCTTTGAGCATACCAAAGAAGAACGGACAAAAGATTTCCTCAGCAAAGTGCTCTAA
- a CDS encoding NUDIX domain-containing protein → MSIPNFGEKKDDVTYTARYGVYAIILNEDKTQLVLVQAPNGSWFLPGGEIEAGENQLKALERELIEELGFTATVGYYYGQADEYFYSSHRDTYFYNPAYLYEVTNYTVAGKPLEDFNHIAWFDIEEAKRKLKRGSHRYGVEEWQKKHH, encoded by the coding sequence ATGAGCATTCCGAACTTTGGAGAAAAAAAAGACGACGTCACTTACACAGCCCGCTATGGTGTCTATGCCATCATCCTAAATGAAGACAAAACACAGCTTGTCCTCGTCCAAGCCCCTAACGGCTCTTGGTTTTTACCAGGTGGCGAGATTGAGGCTGGAGAAAATCAGCTCAAAGCGCTAGAGCGTGAGTTGATTGAAGAGCTGGGCTTTACGGCTACAGTTGGCTACTACTACGGTCAGGCCGATGAGTATTTTTACTCTAGCCACCGAGATACTTACTTTTATAACCCAGCCTACCTCTATGAGGTGACAAACTACACTGTGGCTGGCAAGCCCTTAGAAGATTTCAACCATATCGCTTGGTTTGATATTGAGGAAGCCAAAAGAAAATTAAAACGTGGCAGTCACCGCTACGGGGTCGAAGAATGGCAAAAAAAACATCATTAA
- a CDS encoding DUF1797 family protein: protein MESHLVRIINRLELMATDGGNLKRNFERDGVVVAEVSFSNDAENGPVFTLRDVNARETYSFDSIDLIAMEIYDLLY from the coding sequence ATGGAATCACATTTGGTGAGAATCATCAATCGTTTAGAATTGATGGCAACAGATGGTGGTAATCTTAAACGTAATTTTGAACGTGATGGCGTTGTTGTGGCAGAGGTATCTTTTAGCAACGATGCTGAAAACGGACCTGTTTTCACACTTCGTGACGTCAATGCACGTGAGACCTATTCATTTGATAGCATTGATTTGATTGCGATGGAAATTTACGATTTGTTGTATTAA
- a CDS encoding DUF1827 family protein, which yields MRLINTTSSHAELVQGQLTNTDATLVETYSAGNTDVVFTQAPYHFEILISNKYRAIKDSELEAIREFFLKRKIDHNIALLDKIKTLHTANLIEISIPATN from the coding sequence ATGAGGCTCATCAATACAACCAGTAGCCATGCCGAGTTGGTTCAAGGGCAACTCACAAATACCGATGCTACTCTGGTCGAAACTTACTCAGCTGGCAATACCGACGTGGTCTTTACCCAAGCCCCTTACCACTTTGAAATCTTGATTTCAAACAAATACCGTGCTATCAAGGACAGTGAGCTTGAGGCTATCCGTGAGTTTTTCCTCAAGCGAAAAATCGACCACAACATTGCACTTTTAGACAAGATTAAAACCTTGCACACAGCTAATCTAATTGAAATCTCCATTCCTGCTACGAATTAA
- a CDS encoding 5'-methylthioadenosine/adenosylhomocysteine nucleosidase: protein MKIGIIAAMEQELRLLVDRLEDTKTTTHLGNTYYSGKLGKHDVVLVQSGVGKVMSAMSVAVLVDDFEVEAVINTGSAGAVAEGIAIGDVVVASRLVYHDVDLTAFGYAYGQMSMQPLYFESDERFVAVFEETLREQKVASHIGLIATGDSFIAGQDKIDRIKTAFPEVLAVEMEGAAIAQAAHATNCPFIVVRAMSDTASHDANITFDEFIIEAGKRSAKTLIAFLEKL, encoded by the coding sequence ATGAAGATTGGAATTATTGCTGCCATGGAGCAGGAATTGCGCCTATTGGTAGATAGATTAGAAGACACAAAAACAACGACCCACTTAGGAAATACCTACTACAGCGGAAAGTTGGGTAAACATGATGTGGTGCTGGTACAGTCCGGTGTCGGCAAGGTCATGTCAGCCATGAGTGTGGCTGTTTTGGTGGATGATTTTGAGGTGGAGGCTGTTATCAATACAGGCTCTGCAGGTGCTGTGGCAGAAGGCATTGCTATTGGTGATGTTGTTGTTGCTAGTCGTTTGGTTTACCACGATGTAGATTTGACTGCCTTTGGCTACGCTTACGGGCAAATGTCTATGCAGCCGCTCTATTTTGAGTCAGATGAGCGCTTTGTGGCGGTCTTTGAGGAGACGCTGAGAGAGCAGAAAGTCGCAAGCCATATCGGCTTAATCGCAACGGGAGATAGCTTTATCGCTGGTCAAGACAAGATTGACCGCATTAAGACAGCTTTTCCAGAAGTGCTAGCCGTTGAGATGGAGGGAGCTGCTATTGCGCAAGCTGCGCACGCTACAAACTGCCCCTTCATCGTCGTCAGAGCCATGAGCGATACCGCAAGCCACGATGCCAACATCACCTTTGATGAGTTCATCATAGAAGCAGGTAAACGCTCTGCAAAGACGCTAATCGCCTTTTTGGAGAAATTATAA
- a CDS encoding amino acid ABC transporter permease: protein MDFSFIPQYLDYFNYGVLVTIMISVCVVFFGTIIGVLAALIKRSHWVINGHEIKIFKWIVSFYVWVFRGTPMLVQIAIAFAWMSFFNGLPTVGFGVIDMDFSRIMPGIVILSLNSGAYISEIVRAGIDAVPKGQLEAAYSLGIRPLKAMRYVILPQALKNILPALGNEFITIVKDSSLLQTIGIMELWGGATTIQAKTYIPLTPYLFAAFYYLIVTTVLTWLLKLMENRLGKGESKA from the coding sequence ATGGATTTTTCATTCATACCGCAATATCTTGATTATTTTAACTATGGCGTGCTTGTCACGATTATGATTTCAGTCTGCGTGGTCTTTTTTGGGACGATTATCGGGGTTTTAGCCGCTCTTATCAAGCGCAGCCACTGGGTCATCAATGGACATGAAATTAAAATTTTTAAATGGATTGTGAGTTTCTATGTCTGGGTCTTTCGTGGAACACCGATGTTGGTGCAAATCGCTATCGCCTTTGCTTGGATGAGTTTCTTCAATGGTCTGCCAACCGTTGGCTTTGGTGTGATTGATATGGATTTTTCACGGATTATGCCAGGTATTGTCATCTTGTCACTGAATAGCGGAGCTTATATATCTGAGATTGTTCGAGCTGGGATTGACGCTGTACCAAAAGGGCAGCTAGAAGCAGCTTACTCTCTTGGTATTCGTCCGCTAAAAGCTATGCGCTATGTCATTTTACCGCAAGCACTGAAAAATATCCTGCCTGCTTTGGGCAATGAATTTATCACAATTGTCAAAGACAGCTCGCTTTTACAAACGATTGGTATCATGGAACTTTGGGGTGGTGCAACAACTATCCAAGCTAAAACTTACATTCCTTTGACACCCTACTTGTTTGCTGCCTTTTACTATTTGATTGTGACGACAGTGCTTACTTGGTTATTAAAACTCATGGAAAATCGTTTAGGTAAAGGAGAAAGCAAGGCATGA
- a CDS encoding ferrous iron transport protein A translates to MILQDAKLGIDYEVLGIDLSKESVKHLSHLGLTVGSRLRLVAKTKSSAIMMLKGSRLAFDSSITSHIDVAVCKDDKQQSIPLSDLSVGSYAYVEGIYASSETKRRLMDMGLTRHTKIYLRKVAPLGDPLELTLRGYELTLRKSEAQLIAVLPSEKGEE, encoded by the coding sequence TTGATTTTACAAGATGCCAAACTTGGGATTGACTACGAAGTTCTAGGTATTGACCTCTCAAAAGAGAGTGTCAAGCACCTCTCGCATTTGGGGCTGACTGTGGGGAGCCGTCTGCGCCTTGTGGCAAAGACCAAAAGCAGCGCCATCATGATGTTAAAAGGGAGTCGCCTAGCCTTTGATAGCTCGATTACAAGTCATATAGATGTTGCTGTTTGTAAGGATGACAAGCAGCAGTCCATTCCATTGTCGGACTTGAGCGTGGGCTCTTATGCTTATGTCGAAGGGATTTATGCGAGTAGCGAAACCAAGCGACGCTTGATGGATATGGGATTGACACGCCATACCAAGATTTATCTGAGAAAGGTGGCGCCTTTAGGCGACCCACTGGAGCTAACGCTTCGAGGCTATGAGCTGACCCTTAGAAAGTCTGAAGCCCAGCTCATTGCAGTCCTACCAAGTGAAAAAGGAGAAGAATAG
- the tpiA gene encoding triose-phosphate isomerase — protein sequence MSRKPFIAGNWKMNKNPQEAKAFVEAVVGKLPSADLVEAGIAAPAVDLSTVLEAAKGSNLKIAAQNAYFENAGAFTGETSPQVLKEMGTDYVVIGHSERRDYFHETDEDINKKAKAIFANGMTPIICCGESLETYEAGKAAEFVGSQVSAALAGLSAEQVAATVIAYEPIWAIGTGKSATQDDAQNMCKTVRDVVAKDFGQDVADKVRIQYGGSVKPENVAAYMACPDVDGALVGGASLEAESFLALLDFVK from the coding sequence ATGTCACGTAAACCATTTATCGCTGGTAACTGGAAAATGAACAAAAACCCACAAGAAGCAAAAGCTTTTGTGGAAGCTGTTGTTGGTAAATTGCCATCAGCTGACCTTGTAGAAGCAGGAATCGCTGCACCAGCTGTTGACTTGTCAACTGTTCTTGAAGCTGCTAAAGGTTCAAACCTTAAAATCGCTGCTCAAAACGCTTACTTTGAAAACGCAGGTGCTTTCACAGGTGAAACAAGCCCACAAGTGCTTAAAGAAATGGGAACTGACTACGTGGTTATCGGTCACTCAGAACGTCGTGACTACTTCCATGAAACAGACGAAGACATCAACAAAAAAGCAAAAGCTATCTTTGCAAACGGTATGACTCCAATCATCTGCTGTGGTGAGTCTCTTGAAACCTATGAAGCTGGTAAAGCAGCTGAGTTCGTTGGTAGCCAAGTATCAGCAGCCCTTGCAGGATTGAGCGCTGAACAAGTCGCTGCTACAGTTATCGCATACGAGCCAATCTGGGCTATCGGTACTGGTAAATCAGCTACTCAAGACGACGCTCAAAACATGTGTAAAACAGTTCGTGACGTTGTCGCTAAAGACTTCGGTCAAGACGTTGCTGACAAAGTACGTATCCAATACGGTGGTTCTGTAAAACCTGAAAACGTTGCAGCTTACATGGCTTGCCCAGACGTTGACGGTGCTTTGGTTGGTGGAGCTTCTCTTGAAGCAGAAAGCTTCCTTGCTCTTCTTGACTTCGTCAAATAA
- a CDS encoding DNA translocase FtsK produces the protein MAKARKSGKKGRKTRRPTKAEQEKQKAFQRMLIAFGTAFVLFFAIIRLGAFGVTVYNVIRFAVGSLAYLVMFAVLVYLFAFRWVKKHEGIVSGFVVLMIGLLIEWQAYLFALPANRGKDVFVQTAQLLTSDLLAFKVTHFVGGGMLGALIYKPTAFLFSNVGSFMIGALFILLGAFLMGPWDVYDVVDFAQASYQKLAQKHEANKQKRFVKKEEKAAKKEEEKRLKEEQAAQEAEKRLSELDVDPETGEILADSAEKEDIPQVFPEILDHQELEGTVDEPEKASANEDVVYDMDDLEDEETLAVDFSPKTLLQYKLPTIDLFAPDKPKNQSKEKNIVRKNIAVLEDTFKSFGIDVKVERAEIGPSVTKYEVKPAVGVRVNRISNLADDLALALAAKDVRIEAPIPGKSLVGIEVPNSEIATVSFRELWEQAKTNPNHLLEVPLGKAVNGTARSFDLAKMPHLLVAGSTGSGKSVAVNGMIASILMKARPDQVKFLMIDPKMVELSVYNDIPHLLIPVVTNPRKASRALQKVVDEMEKRYELFSHFGVRNIAGYNAKVEAFNQQSEQKHIPLPLIVVIVDELADLMMVASKEVEDAIIRLGQKARAAGIHMILATQRPSVDVISGLIKANVPSRVAFAVSSGTDSRTILDENGAEKLLGRGDMLFKPIDENHPVRLQGSFISDDDVERIVSFIKDQAEADYDESFDPGEVSEQDIASGQKGASDGDGLFEEAKALVIESQKASASMLQRRLSVGFPRATRLMEELEAAGVIGPAEGTKPRKVLINKEE, from the coding sequence ATGGCAAAAGCAAGAAAGTCTGGAAAAAAAGGGCGCAAAACACGGCGTCCAACAAAGGCAGAGCAGGAAAAGCAAAAAGCATTTCAGCGGATGTTGATAGCATTTGGGACAGCTTTTGTCCTCTTTTTTGCCATTATTCGCTTGGGAGCTTTTGGGGTCACGGTGTATAATGTCATCCGATTTGCGGTGGGAAGTCTTGCTTATCTGGTGATGTTTGCGGTGTTGGTGTACCTTTTTGCCTTTCGCTGGGTCAAAAAGCACGAGGGTATTGTCAGCGGTTTTGTGGTGCTGATGATAGGGCTTTTGATTGAATGGCAGGCGTATTTGTTTGCCCTTCCAGCCAATCGTGGTAAGGATGTCTTTGTCCAAACCGCACAGCTCTTGACCAGTGACCTCCTAGCGTTTAAGGTAACGCATTTTGTGGGTGGTGGCATGCTTGGAGCGCTTATCTATAAGCCAACAGCCTTTCTCTTCTCCAATGTCGGCTCTTTTATGATTGGAGCTCTGTTTATCCTACTAGGCGCTTTTTTGATGGGACCTTGGGATGTCTATGATGTTGTGGACTTTGCGCAGGCTAGTTACCAAAAATTGGCGCAAAAGCACGAAGCAAATAAGCAAAAACGCTTTGTCAAAAAAGAAGAAAAGGCTGCTAAAAAAGAGGAAGAAAAACGCTTAAAAGAAGAACAAGCAGCGCAGGAAGCTGAAAAACGCCTCAGTGAGTTAGACGTAGACCCTGAGACAGGCGAGATTTTAGCAGATAGCGCAGAAAAAGAGGACATACCACAAGTTTTCCCAGAAATCCTAGACCATCAAGAGCTAGAGGGAACTGTGGATGAGCCTGAAAAGGCTTCTGCTAACGAAGATGTCGTCTATGATATGGACGACTTGGAGGACGAGGAGACACTTGCTGTCGACTTTAGTCCTAAGACCTTGCTCCAGTATAAACTGCCGACCATCGACCTCTTTGCACCGGATAAGCCTAAAAACCAATCCAAGGAAAAAAATATCGTCCGCAAGAACATCGCTGTTTTGGAGGATACTTTCAAGAGTTTTGGAATTGATGTCAAGGTTGAGCGTGCTGAGATTGGTCCATCTGTGACCAAGTACGAGGTCAAGCCTGCTGTTGGTGTTCGGGTCAATCGTATCTCAAATCTAGCGGACGACCTAGCTCTAGCTCTAGCAGCCAAGGACGTCCGCATAGAAGCCCCTATTCCTGGTAAGTCCTTGGTCGGTATTGAAGTGCCAAACTCTGAGATTGCCACCGTTTCTTTCCGTGAATTGTGGGAGCAGGCAAAGACTAATCCCAACCATCTCCTAGAAGTGCCGCTTGGTAAGGCAGTCAATGGCACAGCTCGCAGTTTTGATTTGGCGAAAATGCCCCACCTTCTCGTTGCCGGCTCAACGGGTTCTGGGAAATCCGTGGCGGTTAATGGCATGATTGCCAGTATCCTGATGAAAGCTCGTCCTGATCAGGTCAAATTTTTGATGATTGACCCCAAGATGGTAGAACTATCGGTCTACAATGATATTCCGCACCTTTTGATTCCTGTCGTTACTAACCCTAGAAAAGCCAGCCGAGCGCTGCAAAAGGTCGTTGATGAGATGGAAAAGCGTTACGAGCTCTTTAGCCACTTTGGTGTGCGCAACATCGCTGGCTACAATGCCAAGGTTGAAGCCTTTAACCAGCAGTCTGAGCAAAAGCACATCCCGCTTCCGCTCATTGTCGTTATTGTCGATGAGTTGGCGGACTTGATGATGGTGGCTAGTAAGGAAGTCGAAGACGCCATTATCCGCCTAGGGCAAAAGGCACGTGCTGCAGGGATTCACATGATTTTAGCGACGCAGCGTCCGTCTGTGGATGTTATCTCTGGGCTCATCAAGGCAAATGTCCCTTCTCGTGTCGCCTTTGCGGTTTCTAGCGGGACAGACAGCCGTACCATTTTAGATGAGAATGGCGCTGAAAAACTCCTTGGTCGAGGCGATATGCTCTTTAAGCCTATTGATGAAAATCACCCAGTGCGCCTGCAAGGTTCCTTCATCTCTGATGATGATGTGGAGCGGATTGTCAGCTTTATCAAAGACCAAGCAGAAGCCGACTACGACGAGAGCTTTGACCCTGGTGAGGTTTCTGAGCAAGACATTGCCTCTGGGCAAAAAGGTGCTTCTGATGGGGACGGCTTGTTTGAAGAGGCAAAAGCACTTGTCATAGAAAGCCAAAAAGCGAGCGCTTCTATGCTACAGCGTAGACTCTCTGTCGGTTTCCCACGGGCAACACGCCTCATGGAAGAATTAGAAGCAGCTGGTGTCATTGGTCCAGCCGAAGGGACTAAACCACGTAAAGTTCTGATAAACAAGGAAGAATAG
- a CDS encoding peptidylprolyl isomerase has translation MKKWGVLSLLLVGLLTLAGCESVERALRGDDYVDQKIAASSSQAAEEKAQKELQKALKAKASAFPQLTDTVAKDEAEVIMTTSLGDITIKLFPKYAPLAVENFLTHAKEGYYDNLTFHRVINNFIVQSGDPNGDGSGGKSIWKGKDKSIDSGNGFKNEISPYLYNIRGSLAMANKGEDTNGSQFYINQNSTDNASSLSTSKYPKAIIDAYKKGGNPDLDGQYTVFGQVISGMDVVDKIAQVETDDSNKPKTDVTIKSIKIVKDYQFD, from the coding sequence ATGAAAAAATGGGGAGTGCTATCCTTACTGCTAGTTGGTCTGCTCACTCTAGCAGGTTGTGAAAGTGTTGAGCGTGCCTTGAGGGGAGATGATTACGTGGATCAAAAAATCGCTGCAAGCTCCAGCCAAGCGGCTGAAGAAAAAGCCCAAAAAGAATTGCAAAAAGCGCTTAAAGCTAAAGCTTCCGCCTTTCCACAATTAACAGATACCGTCGCAAAAGACGAAGCCGAAGTCATCATGACAACGTCGCTAGGAGATATTACCATCAAGCTCTTTCCAAAATATGCTCCGCTCGCTGTGGAAAACTTCCTCACACACGCCAAGGAAGGTTACTATGACAATCTGACTTTCCACCGTGTTATCAACAACTTCATCGTCCAATCCGGTGACCCAAATGGGGACGGTAGCGGTGGCAAGTCCATCTGGAAAGGCAAAGACAAGAGCATTGACTCTGGCAATGGTTTTAAAAATGAGATTAGCCCTTATCTCTACAACATCCGTGGCAGCCTTGCTATGGCAAATAAAGGCGAGGACACCAACGGTAGTCAGTTCTACATCAATCAAAACAGTACAGATAATGCTAGTTCTCTAAGCACCAGCAAGTATCCAAAAGCGATTATTGACGCCTACAAAAAAGGCGGAAACCCTGACCTTGACGGTCAGTACACTGTCTTTGGACAAGTCATCAGCGGCATGGACGTTGTGGATAAAATCGCCCAAGTCGAAACAGACGACAGCAACAAACCAAAAACTGACGTCACCATCAAATCCATCAAAATCGTCAAAGATTATCAGTTTGATTAA
- a CDS encoding ATP-dependent Clp protease ATP-binding subunit: protein MLCQNCNLNEATIHLYTNVNGQQKQVDLCQNCYQIIKTDPNNAFFAGLNDANNNRQQNQASGINPFFDDFFGDLNNFRAFGGQDLPNTPPTQSGGNRGGNGNNNRPNAQQANNQPQGLLEEFGINVTDLARRGDIDPVIGRDSEIVRVIEILNRRTKNNPVLIGEPGVGKTAVVEGLAQKIVDGDVPQKLQAKQVIRLDVVSLVQGTGIRGQFEERMQKLMEEIRERKDVILFIDEIHEIVGAGSAGDGNMDAGNILKPALARGELQLVGATTLNEYRIIEKDAALERRMQPVKVDEPSVDETITILKGIQKKYEDYHHVKYSDEAIKASAILSNRYIQDRFLPDKAIDLLDEAGSKMNLTLNFVDPKEIDQRLIEAENLKSQATRDEDFERAAYFRDQIAKYKEMQKQKIDDQDTPVITEKTIEHIIEEKTNIPVGDLKEKEQSQLINLADDLKKHVIGQNDAVDKIAKAIRRNRVGLGSPNRPIGSFLFVGPTGVGKTELSKQLAIELFGSADSMIRFDMSEYMEKHAVAKLVGAPPGYVGYDEAGQLTEKVRRNPYSLILLDEVEKAHPDVMHMFLQVLDDGRLTDGQGRTVSFKDTIIIMTSNAGTGKTEASVGFGASREGRTHSVLGELGNFFSPEFMNRFDGIIEFKALSKDNLLHIVDLMLDTVNSRLAVNDIHLDVTDKVKEKLVDLGYNPKMGARPLRRTIQDHIEDAITDFYLEHPSEKHLKAVLNSKGDIFIKSAKKHEKASEEVAAN from the coding sequence ATGCTCTGTCAAAATTGTAACTTAAACGAAGCAACTATTCACCTCTATACTAATGTTAATGGTCAACAAAAGCAGGTTGACCTTTGCCAAAACTGCTATCAAATTATCAAAACTGATCCTAACAACGCCTTTTTTGCAGGCTTAAATGACGCAAATAATAATCGCCAACAAAATCAAGCCAGTGGTATCAATCCTTTCTTTGACGATTTCTTTGGCGACCTCAATAACTTCCGTGCCTTTGGCGGTCAAGATTTGCCAAATACACCTCCGACACAGTCTGGTGGTAATCGTGGTGGCAACGGCAACAACAACCGTCCAAATGCTCAGCAAGCAAACAATCAACCACAAGGTCTCCTAGAGGAGTTTGGTATCAACGTCACTGACCTTGCTCGCCGTGGCGATATTGACCCTGTCATCGGACGTGACAGCGAGATTGTGCGTGTCATTGAGATTTTGAACCGCAGAACCAAAAACAATCCTGTCCTCATCGGTGAACCTGGTGTTGGTAAAACTGCCGTTGTGGAAGGCTTAGCGCAAAAGATTGTGGACGGAGATGTCCCTCAAAAACTCCAAGCCAAGCAAGTTATCCGCCTTGATGTGGTAAGTCTCGTGCAAGGTACCGGCATTCGTGGGCAATTTGAAGAGCGCATGCAAAAACTCATGGAAGAAATCCGTGAGCGTAAAGACGTCATCCTCTTCATCGATGAAATTCACGAGATTGTCGGAGCAGGCTCAGCAGGCGATGGCAATATGGATGCTGGAAACATCCTAAAACCAGCTCTTGCTCGTGGCGAATTGCAACTGGTCGGTGCAACCACACTCAATGAATACCGTATCATCGAAAAAGACGCTGCGCTTGAGCGTCGTATGCAACCTGTCAAGGTCGATGAGCCAAGCGTAGATGAGACCATCACCATCCTAAAAGGTATCCAAAAGAAATACGAAGATTACCACCACGTCAAGTACAGCGACGAGGCTATCAAGGCTTCTGCTATCCTATCCAACCGCTACATCCAAGATCGCTTCTTGCCTGACAAGGCTATTGACCTCTTGGATGAGGCTGGCTCTAAGATGAACTTGACCCTTAACTTTGTCGATCCTAAGGAAATCGATCAGCGCTTAATTGAGGCAGAAAATCTCAAATCACAAGCCACACGTGACGAAGACTTTGAGCGTGCTGCTTACTTCCGTGACCAGATTGCCAAATACAAGGAAATGCAAAAGCAAAAAATCGATGACCAAGACACACCCGTCATTACAGAAAAAACAATCGAACATATCATCGAAGAAAAAACCAACATCCCTGTTGGTGATTTGAAAGAAAAAGAACAGTCTCAATTGATAAATCTGGCTGATGATCTGAAAAAACACGTCATCGGACAAAACGACGCTGTCGATAAAATCGCTAAAGCCATCCGCAGAAATCGTGTAGGACTTGGCTCACCAAACCGTCCAATCGGAAGCTTCCTCTTTGTCGGACCGACAGGTGTCGGAAAGACTGAGCTGTCTAAACAACTGGCAATTGAGCTCTTTGGTTCAGCAGATAGCATGATTCGCTTTGACATGAGTGAATACATGGAAAAACACGCTGTCGCAAAACTGGTCGGAGCGCCTCCAGGATATGTCGGCTACGACGAAGCGGGACAATTGACCGAAAAAGTCCGCAGAAATCCCTACTCACTCATCTTACTGGATGAGGTCGAAAAGGCACACCCAGACGTCATGCACATGTTCCTTCAAGTGCTTGATGACGGACGTCTCACAGACGGTCAAGGACGCACGGTCAGCTTCAAGGATACCATCATCATCATGACCTCAAACGCCGGAACAGGCAAAACCGAAGCCAGCGTTGGTTTTGGAGCTAGTCGTGAAGGACGCACGCACTCTGTTCTTGGTGAGCTTGGCAACTTCTTTAGCCCTGAGTTTATGAACCGTTTTGACGGTATCATCGAGTTCAAGGCACTTAGCAAGGACAATCTCCTTCATATCGTTGATCTTATGCTGGATACTGTCAATAGCCGTCTTGCGGTTAATGACATCCATCTTGATGTCACAGACAAAGTAAAGGAAAAACTGGTCGATCTTGGATACAATCCAAAAATGGGGGCTCGTCCACTACGTCGTACCATCCAAGACCACATCGAAGACGCTATCACTGACTTCTATCTTGAACATCCTAGCGAAAAACACTTGAAAGCTGTCCTCAACAGCAAGGGCGACATCTTTATTAAGTCCGCTAAAAAGCACGAGAAAGCCAGCGAAGAGGTCGCAGCTAACTAA
- the macP gene encoding cell wall synthase accessory phosphoprotein MacP, with amino-acid sequence MGKPLLTDDIIEKAKRGELRDEDLYGEDFQSDDGVPHIYKSRRIEQEKRKAFRRKLNVILGIVLLLIAALVYAVFYL; translated from the coding sequence GTGGGAAAGCCCCTTCTTACAGATGACATCATTGAAAAAGCAAAGCGTGGCGAGCTGCGTGATGAGGACTTGTATGGAGAGGACTTTCAGTCTGATGATGGTGTTCCTCATATCTACAAGAGCCGAAGAATCGAGCAGGAGAAGCGCAAAGCCTTTAGACGAAAGTTAAATGTGATACTAGGGATTGTGCTACTCTTGATTGCTGCCCTAGTCTATGCTGTTTTTTATTTGTGA